Genomic segment of Paenibacillaceae bacterium GAS479:
AGTAGGTCCATTGCCCATACCGCCGCGACTCTAACAAGCCAGCCTTCTGCATCGAGGCCAGGTAGGAGGAAATGACCGACTGGGTCAGTCCAGATTTCTCCTGAATGTTGCCGACGCATACACTGCCGGGAAAATCCTCGCGCAGCTTGGAAGGCTCCAGATTAAACTGTTCCT
This window contains:
- a CDS encoding transcriptional regulator, ArsR family, with product MSNPYLSNEERMAILKALSNETRMNILCWLRNPEEQFNLEPSKLREDFPGSVCVGNIQEKSGLTQSVISSYLASMQKAGLLESRRYGQWTYYRRNEAAIQSFLNSIASDLQASEK